Below is a window of Desulfosoma caldarium DNA.
AAAACTGTGCCGGGACGCATCTGAGGGCCCTAGCGAGAATCGCTCGGTTCTTAAAAAGTGCCACTGTGCGGCGCCGCTTGGGATTGGCGGCCACACAGGAGGAAATCTTCAACATCATTCAGCAGGAAGACGACGTCTTTTAGACGTCGTGCCGCACGGGATCATTGGAGGGGGGCGGCAAAGGGTCGACGCCCCCTTTTCTTTCTCGCACGGACAATGCCGCACCATGCCGGCGACATAAAACCTCCATCCGGCATTGGACCAAAGCCGTTGGGCCATGCTGAAGCCCTGTGGGCTGGCGCTTGGTCCCATGGTCGTCGACACGATCCCGGCGCTTCGCTGCGGCTGAGCTCATCGAGCAAGGAAGGGTCGAGATGGCGAAACGGGAGACTCATCTGGTCATTGTTACCGGGCTTTCGGGTTCGGGTAAAAGCACCGCCATCAAGGCTTTTGAAGACATCGGCTATTTTTGTATCGACAATTTGCCGGTGCCGCTCCTGCCGCACTTTTTGGAACTCTGTGAGCGGGACAAGCCGGATCTCAAAAAAGTGGCCTTGGGCATTGATATTCGAGGTCGAAGCTTTCTTCGGGACGGTGACCGGCTTTTTGAAGACGTGGAAGCAGCTGGGTATGCTTTGGAGATTCTCTTTTTTGAAGCGACCACGGAAGTGCTGCAGCGCCGTTTCAGCCAAACTCGGCGCCTGCATCCCATCAGCGCTGAAGAATCCCGCCTGGTGGCCGCCATTCACAGGGAACGCGAAGAACTGGCGTCGCTGCGGGCCCGCGCCACGCGCGTCATCGACACCAGCGATTTTTCGGTCCATCAATTAAAGGCCCTGATCACGCGAACCTTTTCCTTGGTCAGCGATCGAGCGCGATTGAGCGTACAGGTTCTCTCCTTTGGCTTCAAGTACGGCTTGCCCATGGAAGCGGAGCTGGTCATGGATGTGCGGTTTCTTCCCAATCCCTATTTTGTGGATCATTTGCGGCCCATGAGCGGGTGTGAGGCGCCAGTGCGGGACTGGGTTCTGGGGCATGCCAAGGCGATGGAATTCCTGGACGAATACGCAGCGCTGCTTCTCAAATTGCTGCCTCAATACGTGCAGGAAGGCAAGCGCTACCTCACCGTGGCCGTGGGGTGTACGGGAGGTAAGCACCGTTCGGTGGTGATTGCCGAGCGACTTGCTGACAGGATACGTGAGGCAGGTTATTATACGGTGTTATTCCATCGCGACGTGCATTTGGATAGCTGAGCGCTTTCTCGAGGGCGGGGCTAGAACAGGGGCGAGGAGGCCGCGCCGAAGATGTCGACAATCGGACTGGTTGTGGCGGCCCATTGCCGTGTGGCTCAGGAAATGGTCAGAGCCGCTGAGCTCATCCTGGGACCCTTGGAAGGGGTGCGAGCCGTGTCCATGGATCCGGACATGCCCGTGGAGAAGATGGTGCGGGAAGTGACGCAGGCCATCAAAGACGTGGACGTGGGGCAGGGCGTCATTGTGCTCACCGACCTTTTCGGCGGGACTCCGTCCAATGTGGCCCTGGCTCTTGTGGGGTCGCGCGTGGAAGTGCTCAGCGGCTTCAATCTGCCTATGCTTATCAAGTTCGCGGAAATCCGCAGCACCCGCCCGCTCAAAGAAGCGGCGGAAACCCTTCGAGATTACGGCCGCCGCCATATCGCTTTGGCCAGTGAGATTTTGTCGTCCCGGCCCGAACCCGAGGCACGAGGCGTGGACCATGAGCGCTCTCCTGCCCATAGTGATTGAGCCCGTACGGCCGGAGGACTTGCCCGCCGTTTTGGAGATCGAAAGGGCGAGTCACGTAGATCCGTGGCGGGAGTCTTTTTTTGTGGAGGAGCTGGAACGACCTCATGCCCTCATGCTGGTGGCGCACCATAGAACGGATCGGCGCCGCATTGTGGGCTACATCTGCGTGTGGCTGGTGGCCGATGAGGTGCAGATCTTTAACCTTGCCGTAGACCCTGCGCTGAGACGTCGCGGCATCGGTCGTCGATTGCTTCTCGCGGCGTTGCAGCACGCCTGCCAGCGCAACGCTCGAGTGGCTCTTTTGGAGGTGCGCCGAAGCAACTACGCGGCCCAGCAGCTCTACCTCAGCCTGGGATTTCGACCCTGCGGCGTGCGTCCCAATTATTACGATGGACTTCGGGAGCCCGCGGTGCTCATGGAGCTGGAAATGGACCGGATCTGGAGGAGCCGCTGGTTCAATGGTGAAAATGCGAAGGGGAGCGAGGAGGGGTCCTGTTGATGCAAAGGGCGAGTGTCCAGTCCGACGCGCTGCTCAAGAATCTCATGGTGACCAATGTGCCCGTGATGGTGGATCCGGGCCATGAAGTGCTGGTGGAAGCGGTTCGAGGATACGCCGGCAAGGAAAAACAGGCGCGGGATCTTCTCCAGGAGTATCACCACCGGTACCGCAACTGGGCCTACGTGCTGCAAGAGACCTGGCGCTACGCCACCAGCAACCTTCGCCTCTACCGTGAGCACCCCAAAAGTGGCGCCGTGGTGACCCTTTTGAGCCGCATCTTTGTGCAGGCCCTTTCCGATGCCCAAAACCCCAAAACCCAATCCACTGCCGCCGATTATCTCCTGGCCCTGTGGCTGAAGATTCTCGAAGAAGCCCCCGAATTGTGCCGTGAAGTGCCCCACGGGCCTCCCATAGACGATGACCCCAATGCCCTGCCCACAGGGCGGGCTCATGGAGGCCTTTTGCGATGGTGTTTTGCCCGACTGCACGCCCTGGAAGAGTCCTCTTTTCAATGGGTTGTGCGCAGTTTTCATCAGCCCAAGAAACTGCTTCGCCGATGCCTTGAGCTTTGGTCGTCTTCGGCGTCCTTTGAGGAAGGCCGTCGGCTTCTGGAGCGGGTGCTCACCGAAACGCACACATTTTGGGTTCAAAGGGAAGATCCCCTGGCCTGGCTTTCTCGGCAACTCCAAGGCGAAGAAGATGTGTCGGCGTGGCGCCCCCTTTTCTCGCCCCTGCTCAAAGCCGACCACGAACGGACCCTCCAGCGCCTTCAAGGTCTTCGGGCCGAAAAGGACCCTCGGCGTGCCGTGGAGCAGCTGTGTGAGCTGGCGGATTTTCGCGACATCGTGCGAGCCTATCAGCAGTTGGCGGACAAGGTGGGTCGAAGTGTTCCGGCGGAACAAGCAGGCCATGTGAGCATGCTGCTGCGGCTGCGCATCATGGAGACCAAGGGGCTGGAGCCCATTCATGAAGAGACGCTGCGGGCCATGAATATGGATGTGGGCCGCTGGATTCGCGAAGAATCCCAAGAATTCCTGAGGCCTCGGCTTACTCGGTTCCTGCAGGCGCTTCGAGGGTGCCTGAACACCTATCCGGAAGCGGCCCTGCACTGTGTGCGCACCGTGGGTCTGGAAATCCTCGGCACGGATGACCGAGAACTCATAGAATTCTTCCTTCGCCACGTGATCAGCCTGGGCTTTCAAACACCCAAACTCAAAGGCGTGTCCCAGCACTGGCAGGTGCAGGTCAACCCGGCGCACTTGACCAACGTTCGCGTCTGGTTGGATCTTATTCGAAAGAACCCGCGCCGCACGCGAACCCTTCTTTCAGCCCTCATCGTCAACCTGTTTCTTGCGGGCATCTATGTGCGGGACACGGATCTGTTTCAGAAGGATGTGAGCCTACTGCTGCATGCACCCATTGGGCCGCTGTTCAACCTGGTCAAACAGCTCACCAAACTTTTTCCCGTCTATTTCAACGAGGTGGGCGCCGAGGGGCTGTTACGGGCCGTGTCCACAGACGTGGACGAGATCACGCAGCGAGGGGATCCGCTCATTCATTTTCTGCGCAAACAAAGCCACGTGGAAAGCAACAACCTCGTCGTGCTTTTCATCGAGGCCATCTTTCACTTCTGGCACACGCTGGACAAAGAGCCCCTCAGAAAATTCGTGCCTCCTGAAGTGTTTCGCGACGTGCACGACACCGGCCCCTTTGTGGAGGAGATGCACCGCATTATGAAGCATCTCTTGTCCGGTAACGACGGCGTGCATCACATTAGAGATCTTTTGGATCTTTCCGAGGAAGTGGTTCAATCAAAGATTGAACAGATTCCCAATGTTTCGGTGCGTGAAAAACAGCGCGCCTTTCTCATGATCCGCTTTTACCAGCTGCTGCATGAAAAGTACGCCCTGAGTTACAAGGACATTCAGCTGCACCTGCGACGCGCCGGTCAATTGGGGTTGCCGGATCCTCGAGCTCTGGAGGAGGCCTTGCAGGGGCAAGATCCTCTCGCCAAATTGGAAGCCATTCTGGACTATCTGGAACACCTCAAGGAGATTCTGCTTACCGACCTGGAAATGACCTTCGTGGAAAATATCTACCTCAAGAGGCACATCGCCGTAGATATTCCTTCTATGTACGGTTCGTATAGTGAACGCAAGTTCGATGCTCTAGGCCTTACATTTCGATTGGAAAACCTGGCCAATGTGCTCTTTGAGGAAGTCATTCTTTCATTCAATCTGAGTTTCATTACGAGGGCCACATTCTTTCGCATCAGCCGGGTGTTGCCTCTTTTCATTCGAGCCTTGGCCATTGACGGGATTTCTTCCCGATGGTTGGATCGTCAGGAAGAATTGTTTCAGAGGGCGTTGCAGATTCGAAGGTTTTCCCATTCGCAGTACATGGACATTTTCCGTGGGTTTTCCGAAGCCATCAAGCAAGTCATTCAAAGTTTTTACCATGCGGTTCACGAGGACAATTTGGCGGTGGTAATTCGGCAGTTGAGCCAATCGGGGGACCTGCTGCCTCGGTACCGGCGCCGGGACATGGGAGAAAAGCTTGAGGAGCAGGTCCATCGCATTTCGGAGAAGTTCCTTCGAGATCTCGTGGCGCGCACCTTTGGTTTGCAATACTTCGACCACTTCATCAGCAGCATTCTCACCACGCTGGCAACGCAAAAGGAAGAACTGAGCACGGACAAGCTGGACCTTCTGCTCAGCTACGACCCGGAAAAGACCATTTCCCGCATTCATGTTCCGAACGAAGCCACCTACGACTTGATTCATCTTGGCAACAAAGGGTATAACCTCACTCAGCTGCATTCCTTGGGGATTCGAGTGCCGCCTGGATTCATCATCACCACAGAATATTTTCGCTGTCAGGATGTCATCGAAAGTCTGCAGCAGTCCAACGAAGATTTTAAGAGGCGCGTTCTCGAGCACATTGCGGACTTGGAAAGCCGATCCGGAAAACGCTTCGGGGACCCTCACAATCCCCTGTTGCTTTCGGTACGCAGCGGTTCGGCGGTGTCCATGCCGGGCATGATGAACACGTTTCTCAATGTGGGCATCAACGAGCACATTGTGGAGGGGTTGATTCGGCAGAGTGGGCAGCCGTGGTTTGCCTGGGACAACTATCGGCGGTTCGTGCAGTCCTGGGGCATGTCTTTCGGACTGGATCGCGATCACTATGATGCCATCATGAAGTTTTACAAGAAAAAGTATGGGCGGTTGTTCAAGAGGGAATTTCGTCCGGAAGAAATGCGAGAAGTGGCCTTGGCGTACCGGGATTACACACAGCAGTCCCGAATCGACATCACCGACGACCCGGTGGAGCAGCTCTTTACCGCTATTCGACAGGTCATGGAATCTTGGTTCTTTCCCAAGGCCATCACCTATCGGCAGATCATGGGGCTTTCGGAAAACTGGGGCACGGCGGTGACCATTCAGACCATGGTTTACGGCAACTTGGACCTGCAGTCGGGATCTGGCGTCATGTTCACCCACAATCCGTGGACGTCGGATGACGACATCGACCCCAGGGGCGATTTCACCTTGGGCAACCAAGGCGAAGACGTGGTGGGCGGCCTGGTGGAAACCTTGCCCCTTTCCGAGAAACAACGCATGGCTGCGCCCGAACGCAAGGAACATTCCCTGGAATCCCTGTTCCCTCGCGTGTTTCAGCGCCTCACCGAGATCGCCAAAGAACTCATCGAGCGTCAGAGATGGGGACCTCAGGAAATTGAGTTCACTTTTCAGGGCGCCGACGGAGATGGGCTCTACATTTTGCAATCGCGTAACATGTCCCCGCGCACCCGACGTCGGTACCCCTGTTTCAAGGTGACAAATGAATTGGAAAAAAGTTACCTTGGGCACGGCATCGGGGTGAGTGGAGGGGCTTTGTGCGGCCGTGTGGCTTTTGAAGTGAACGACATCGTGCGGCTCAAAAAAGACTACCCGGGTGAAGCCATCATTTTGATCCGTTCGGACACGGTCCCCGATGATATACATGAGATTTCCATTGCCGACGGCCTTTTGACCGGAAAGGGCGGCGCCACCTCCCACGCGGCCATCGTGGCCCATCGCTTGGGCAAGACCTGCGTTGTGGGGTGTTCCAAGCTGAGGGTCTGGGAACGGGACGGGCAATGTCTCATTGGAGGGCGTTTTGTGAGAACGGGCGATGTGATCGGCATCGACGGGCGCAGCGGCGCCATCTACGCGGGAGTGCACGAAACGGAAAAACTCGATGAGGAGGGCGCCTCAGGCACCGAGTGAGGGTTTGAGGGCACGAGCCTGGACAGGGGAGGAGCGTATGGGCGATCAAGACAAGATGGTCCCTCAAAAATTGGGCATCAACGGGTTGGGCCGGATTGCTAAGTTGAGCATCTGGCATCACGCGGAACGGCAATACTTTTCCGAGTTGGTGGTCAACATCGGCCGAGAAGTGGGAAAAAGCCTGGAGGACATCGCTCTTTTCATCGAAAAGGATTCCACCTACGGAAGGCTGCACCACTTTCTGTACGGCTGTCGAGCTTCGCGGGTCATCGAAGAGCTCAACGACCAAGAGGGCTCCATGCGTATCAACGGTGTCAAGGCCACCTTTTTGCGCTCGGCTCGCAATCCCGCCGATATTGGCTGGAAAGATCACGGCGTGGAAGTGGTGGTGGACGCCACGGGCGCTTTTGTCGACCCCACGGTGCCGGCGGAAGCTCCCAAGGGATCGGTGCGAGGGCACTTGGTGGCGGGCGCGCGCAAAGTGATCGTGTCGGCGCCCTTCAAGATCAAGGACAAGTCCAAAGAGATGCCGCCCGATGTGGTGACGACGGTTATGGGCATCAACGATGCGGACTTTGATCCCAAACGCCATGTCATCGTGTCCAACGCATCGTGTACCACAACGTGTTTGGCTTACATGGTCAAACCCCTTTTGGACTATTTCGGTCCCAAGCGCATTCTGTCCGCCTCCATGGCCACCGTTCATGCGGCCACATCCTCACAGCAAGTGTTGGATCGCGCACCCAAGGCCAAGGCGGACGATCTTAGAAAGACGCGCTCCGTGTTCAACAACATCATTCTGACCACCACCGGAGCGGCCAAAGCTTTGGGATTGGTCATTCCCGAAATGAAAGAGATCGGCTTTATCGCCGAATCGGTGCGGGTGCCGGTGACGACGGGATCCTTGATCATTTTGGTGGTACTCATTCAAGACGAAAGCATGAAAAACCCCATCAACCGCCACCTCATTAACGACATTTACCGAAAGGCGCAAAGCCATTTTCCCGACGGGTACCTTTTGTACTCGGACGAGCAAAACGTCTCGTCCGATATCATCGGCCTGCCCAGAGCGGCCGCGGTCATCGAAGGCCATGAGACCCATACGCGCACCGCCGCGGTAAGATTCGACCTCAACCATGTGCTCAACGTCTGCGCCGCCCTGTCCAAAGAACAAGGGACGGCCTCCGATGTGGAACAGGCCCTCGAACAGGCTGGCAAAGCCATGGACGCGGAACAACAGGCACGAATCATTCAAATTCCGGTGACGCAGGCCGTGATTTACGGCTGGTACGACAACGAACTGGGAAGCTACACCAACATGCTGGGCGATCGAACGGTTAGTATTGCCAAGATGTTGCGCTAATTCCACGGGAAAAAGGAGAAAAAGATGTCCATAAGGGTTGCAATCAACGGTTTCGGGCGAATCGGTCGCATGGTCTTTCGCGCTATTGTAGATCGCGCCAGTCCTTTGGACGTGGTGGCGGTCAACGACCTGGGAAGTCCTTCGGAACTGGCGTATCTGTTGCGCTACGATTCCGTGCACGGCACCTGGCATCGCGATATTTCTGCGGACGACGACCAGATCTATGTGGACGGCAAGGGATACAAGTGCCTCAAGGTGGGCGATCCAAGCCAGGCTCCCTGGAGGGATCTGGGGGTGGACATTGTGTTGGAGACCAGCGGTCGGTTTCGAGACAAGGAGAGCTGCCTCAAACACATGGATGCAGGGGCTCGAAAGGTCATCGTTGGAGCGCCGGGCAAGGGAATGGACGCCACTTTTGTCATGGGTGTCAATGAGGATCAGTACGATCCCGCGAAGCATCACATCGTCTCCAACGCGTCCTGCACCACCAACTGTTTGGCGCCCATCATTCGCGTGCTGCATGACCGGTTCGGCGTCGAACACGGTCTAATGACCACCGTCCATTCTTACACCATGGATCAAAGGCTTTTGGATGCGCTGCACAAGGATCTGCGGAGGGCTCGCGCGGCGGCTCTTTCCATGGTGCCCACCACCACCGGAGCGGCCTCGGCGGTGGCCGAAGTTATTCCGGAACTGAAGGGCAAACTGGACGGAATGGCCATTCGTGTGCCCACGCCAAATGTGTCCATTGTGGACGTGGTCTGCCGCGTGGAAACGGACACCACGGTGGAAGCGGTCAATCAAGCCATGAAGGAAGCCGCCGATGGGCACATGAAGGGCATTTTGCGTTATGTGGACGAAGAACTGGTGTCAGTGGATTTCAACCACTCCACCTACTCGTCCAGCGTGGATGCGCCGCTCACTAAGGTCATCGAAAAGCGCATGGTCAAGGTCCTCAGCTGGTACGACAACGAGTACGGCTATTCCAACCGTTTAGTGGACCTGGCCCTGCACATGGGCAAGGAGCTGTGAGGGGAGGTTTCGCTCGATAAGTTTTTCGAGTGGTTCGAAAAACGCGGGAGGGGCGAACCATGAAGACGTTGGATCTTGTGGACGTTTCGGGAAAGCGCGTGTTTCTCCGCGTGGACTTCAACGTGCCTTTGGACAAAAAGGACGGCCGAGTAGCCGATGATGCCCGAATTCAGGCCATTCTGCCCACCTTAAAGAAAGTGATAGATGGTGGGGGAAAGGCCGTTCTAGCGTCCCATTTGGGCAGGCCCAAGGGCAAGGTGGTTTCGGAGATGAGCCTGGCCCCTGTGGCGCGGCACCTTGCGGTGCTTCTAGGTCGGGATGTTCCTCTGGCCCCCGATTGCATCGGGCCGGAAGTGCGCGCCATGGTGGCAGGGTTGCCGGCAGGAGGGGTTCTCCTTTTGGAAAACCTTCGGTTTCATCCGGAAGAAGAAAAGAACGATCCTGGCTTTTCCAAAGAACTGGCGTCGTTGGCTGACGTCTACGTCAATGACGCCTTTGCCGTTTCCCATCGCGCTCACGCCTCGGTGCACGGCATCACAAAGCACGTGGCGGTGTGTGCGGCGGGCTATCAACTGGCCAAGGAGTTGGAATACTTCAAAAAGTCTGTGGAAAATCCTGAACGCCCGCTGGCCGTGGTGATCGGCGGGGCCAAAGTGTCCACCAAAATCGGCGTGCTGGAAAACCTGATTCCTCGCGTGGATCATTTGGTGATCGGCGGGGCCATGGCCAACACCTTTCTCAAGGCGCAAGGGTACGGAGTGGGAAAGTCCATGGTGGAAGACGATTTTTTGGGCAAGGCCAACGAGCTGTTGGGGTTGGCGAAAAAGCGCGGCGTCCGTGTGCTCTTGCCCGTGGATGTCGTGGTGGCACCTGCTCTGGAATCTGGAGCGCAGGCCACCACCGTGGACGTGACAGCTGTGCCCGAAAATGTCGGCATCTATGATGTGGGAGAAAAGACGCTCAAGGCGATCCAGGAAGCGTTGCAAGAATGTGCCACCATCGTCTGGAACGGACCCTTGGGCGCCTTTGAAACGCCGCCCTTTGAAAAGAGCACCTTTGCCCTGGCGGCATACTTGGGTTCTTGCAAGGCCCTGACGGTGATCGGGGGTGGTGATTCGGCCAGTGCGGTCAAGAGGGCCGGAGCGGCCGACAAGGTCAACTATGTGTCCACGGGAGGCGGCGCCTTTTTGGAAATGATGGAGGGGAAAATTTTGCCAGGCATCGAGGCCCTGGAAGCCTGTATGGGTAAGGAGTAGCCATGTCGACCAATGCGCGCACACCTCTTATGGCGGCCAACTGGAAGATGCACCTAAGCGTGGCGGAGGCAATCTCCTTTATCGCCGCGCTTCATGAAAGGGTGGGAAGCTCTCAGGATCGTGAGGTGCTCATCGCACCGCCCTTTACCCATTTGTGGCCGCTTCGGGAAACCATGGCCGCAGCGGGCTTCTCTCTGGCCGCGCAAAATTGCCATTGGGAGCCTCAGGGAGCCTTCACCGGGGAGGTATCCCTGAGCATGATTCGGGAGACGGGATGTCGTTACGTGATTGTGGGGCATTCGGAAAGACGCCACATTTTCGGGGAACCTGATGAATGGATCGGCCTGAAGACCGCAGCAGCTTTGGCTCGCGGCGTGGTGCCCATTGTGTGCATCGGGGAAAAGATCGAGGAACGGGAAGCGGGTTTGACGGAAGAGGTGCTGCAGCGCCAGTTGACGGCGGCTCTGGACAAGGTGTCCGTGCCATCGGCGGATGCCCTGGTCATTGCCTATGAACCGGTTTGGGCCATCGGGACGGGCAAAACGGCCACGCCGCAGCAGGCCCAGGAAGCGCACGCATTTGTGCGCCAATGGCTGGAAAAGCGCTTTGACAAAGCGGTTGCCAACGGCGTGCGGATATTGTATGGAGGCTCCGTCAAACCGGACAATGTGGACGATCTCATGGCTCAGCCCGACATCGACGGAGCCTTGGTGGGGGGAGCGAGCCTAAAGGCGTCCTCCTTTGCCCGGATCGTGCAATTCACAAGGAGTGCGGGAAACGGCTGATGCAAACGATTCTGATCACCTTTCATGTTCTGGCCTGTCTGGCGCTGATCTTCATCGTGCTTTTGCAGACGGGGCGCGGCGCGGAAATCGGGGCCGTCTTTGGAGGCAGTTCCCAGACCCTTTTTGGCAGCACAGGCGGCACCACCTTTTTGGGCAAGCTGACCACTCTGGCGGCCGTGGTGTTTATGCTCACATGTCTGGGCCTGACGTATCTATCAGGGCAGGTACACACAAAGTCCGTC
It encodes the following:
- a CDS encoding PEP/pyruvate-binding domain-containing protein, with the protein product MQRASVQSDALLKNLMVTNVPVMVDPGHEVLVEAVRGYAGKEKQARDLLQEYHHRYRNWAYVLQETWRYATSNLRLYREHPKSGAVVTLLSRIFVQALSDAQNPKTQSTAADYLLALWLKILEEAPELCREVPHGPPIDDDPNALPTGRAHGGLLRWCFARLHALEESSFQWVVRSFHQPKKLLRRCLELWSSSASFEEGRRLLERVLTETHTFWVQREDPLAWLSRQLQGEEDVSAWRPLFSPLLKADHERTLQRLQGLRAEKDPRRAVEQLCELADFRDIVRAYQQLADKVGRSVPAEQAGHVSMLLRLRIMETKGLEPIHEETLRAMNMDVGRWIREESQEFLRPRLTRFLQALRGCLNTYPEAALHCVRTVGLEILGTDDRELIEFFLRHVISLGFQTPKLKGVSQHWQVQVNPAHLTNVRVWLDLIRKNPRRTRTLLSALIVNLFLAGIYVRDTDLFQKDVSLLLHAPIGPLFNLVKQLTKLFPVYFNEVGAEGLLRAVSTDVDEITQRGDPLIHFLRKQSHVESNNLVVLFIEAIFHFWHTLDKEPLRKFVPPEVFRDVHDTGPFVEEMHRIMKHLLSGNDGVHHIRDLLDLSEEVVQSKIEQIPNVSVREKQRAFLMIRFYQLLHEKYALSYKDIQLHLRRAGQLGLPDPRALEEALQGQDPLAKLEAILDYLEHLKEILLTDLEMTFVENIYLKRHIAVDIPSMYGSYSERKFDALGLTFRLENLANVLFEEVILSFNLSFITRATFFRISRVLPLFIRALAIDGISSRWLDRQEELFQRALQIRRFSHSQYMDIFRGFSEAIKQVIQSFYHAVHEDNLAVVIRQLSQSGDLLPRYRRRDMGEKLEEQVHRISEKFLRDLVARTFGLQYFDHFISSILTTLATQKEELSTDKLDLLLSYDPEKTISRIHVPNEATYDLIHLGNKGYNLTQLHSLGIRVPPGFIITTEYFRCQDVIESLQQSNEDFKRRVLEHIADLESRSGKRFGDPHNPLLLSVRSGSAVSMPGMMNTFLNVGINEHIVEGLIRQSGQPWFAWDNYRRFVQSWGMSFGLDRDHYDAIMKFYKKKYGRLFKREFRPEEMREVALAYRDYTQQSRIDITDDPVEQLFTAIRQVMESWFFPKAITYRQIMGLSENWGTAVTIQTMVYGNLDLQSGSGVMFTHNPWTSDDDIDPRGDFTLGNQGEDVVGGLVETLPLSEKQRMAAPERKEHSLESLFPRVFQRLTEIAKELIERQRWGPQEIEFTFQGADGDGLYILQSRNMSPRTRRRYPCFKVTNELEKSYLGHGIGVSGGALCGRVAFEVNDIVRLKKDYPGEAIILIRSDTVPDDIHEISIADGLLTGKGGATSHAAIVAHRLGKTCVVGCSKLRVWERDGQCLIGGRFVRTGDVIGIDGRSGAIYAGVHETEKLDEEGASGTE
- the secG gene encoding preprotein translocase subunit SecG, with translation MQTILITFHVLACLALIFIVLLQTGRGAEIGAVFGGSSQTLFGSTGGTTFLGKLTTLAAVVFMLTCLGLTYLSGQVHTKSVMDKVPVKEEPLLPEAKPVQPASAPSTVETQPVTPPPKGQEAAQPAAQPDTAAPVEPEAPSGVQGKPTQ
- a CDS encoding phosphoglycerate kinase, whose product is MKTLDLVDVSGKRVFLRVDFNVPLDKKDGRVADDARIQAILPTLKKVIDGGGKAVLASHLGRPKGKVVSEMSLAPVARHLAVLLGRDVPLAPDCIGPEVRAMVAGLPAGGVLLLENLRFHPEEEKNDPGFSKELASLADVYVNDAFAVSHRAHASVHGITKHVAVCAAGYQLAKELEYFKKSVENPERPLAVVIGGAKVSTKIGVLENLIPRVDHLVIGGAMANTFLKAQGYGVGKSMVEDDFLGKANELLGLAKKRGVRVLLPVDVVVAPALESGAQATTVDVTAVPENVGIYDVGEKTLKAIQEALQECATIVWNGPLGAFETPPFEKSTFALAAYLGSCKALTVIGGGDSASAVKRAGAADKVNYVSTGGGAFLEMMEGKILPGIEALEACMGKE
- a CDS encoding PTS sugar transporter subunit IIA; the protein is MSTIGLVVAAHCRVAQEMVRAAELILGPLEGVRAVSMDPDMPVEKMVREVTQAIKDVDVGQGVIVLTDLFGGTPSNVALALVGSRVEVLSGFNLPMLIKFAEIRSTRPLKEAAETLRDYGRRHIALASEILSSRPEPEARGVDHERSPAHSD
- a CDS encoding type I glyceraldehyde-3-phosphate dehydrogenase encodes the protein MGDQDKMVPQKLGINGLGRIAKLSIWHHAERQYFSELVVNIGREVGKSLEDIALFIEKDSTYGRLHHFLYGCRASRVIEELNDQEGSMRINGVKATFLRSARNPADIGWKDHGVEVVVDATGAFVDPTVPAEAPKGSVRGHLVAGARKVIVSAPFKIKDKSKEMPPDVVTTVMGINDADFDPKRHVIVSNASCTTTCLAYMVKPLLDYFGPKRILSASMATVHAATSSQQVLDRAPKAKADDLRKTRSVFNNIILTTTGAAKALGLVIPEMKEIGFIAESVRVPVTTGSLIILVVLIQDESMKNPINRHLINDIYRKAQSHFPDGYLLYSDEQNVSSDIIGLPRAAAVIEGHETHTRTAAVRFDLNHVLNVCAALSKEQGTASDVEQALEQAGKAMDAEQQARIIQIPVTQAVIYGWYDNELGSYTNMLGDRTVSIAKMLR
- the rapZ gene encoding RNase adapter RapZ → MAKRETHLVIVTGLSGSGKSTAIKAFEDIGYFCIDNLPVPLLPHFLELCERDKPDLKKVALGIDIRGRSFLRDGDRLFEDVEAAGYALEILFFEATTEVLQRRFSQTRRLHPISAEESRLVAAIHREREELASLRARATRVIDTSDFSVHQLKALITRTFSLVSDRARLSVQVLSFGFKYGLPMEAELVMDVRFLPNPYFVDHLRPMSGCEAPVRDWVLGHAKAMEFLDEYAALLLKLLPQYVQEGKRYLTVAVGCTGGKHRSVVIAERLADRIREAGYYTVLFHRDVHLDS
- the tpiA gene encoding triose-phosphate isomerase, producing the protein MSTNARTPLMAANWKMHLSVAEAISFIAALHERVGSSQDREVLIAPPFTHLWPLRETMAAAGFSLAAQNCHWEPQGAFTGEVSLSMIRETGCRYVIVGHSERRHIFGEPDEWIGLKTAAALARGVVPIVCIGEKIEEREAGLTEEVLQRQLTAALDKVSVPSADALVIAYEPVWAIGTGKTATPQQAQEAHAFVRQWLEKRFDKAVANGVRILYGGSVKPDNVDDLMAQPDIDGALVGGASLKASSFARIVQFTRSAGNG
- the gap gene encoding type I glyceraldehyde-3-phosphate dehydrogenase; protein product: MSIRVAINGFGRIGRMVFRAIVDRASPLDVVAVNDLGSPSELAYLLRYDSVHGTWHRDISADDDQIYVDGKGYKCLKVGDPSQAPWRDLGVDIVLETSGRFRDKESCLKHMDAGARKVIVGAPGKGMDATFVMGVNEDQYDPAKHHIVSNASCTTNCLAPIIRVLHDRFGVEHGLMTTVHSYTMDQRLLDALHKDLRRARAAALSMVPTTTGAASAVAEVIPELKGKLDGMAIRVPTPNVSIVDVVCRVETDTTVEAVNQAMKEAADGHMKGILRYVDEELVSVDFNHSTYSSSVDAPLTKVIEKRMVKVLSWYDNEYGYSNRLVDLALHMGKEL
- the rimI gene encoding ribosomal protein S18-alanine N-acetyltransferase yields the protein MSALLPIVIEPVRPEDLPAVLEIERASHVDPWRESFFVEELERPHALMLVAHHRTDRRRIVGYICVWLVADEVQIFNLAVDPALRRRGIGRRLLLAALQHACQRNARVALLEVRRSNYAAQQLYLSLGFRPCGVRPNYYDGLREPAVLMELEMDRIWRSRWFNGENAKGSEEGSC